From the Exiguobacterium aurantiacum genome, one window contains:
- a CDS encoding alpha-amylase, with amino-acid sequence MERNHTMMQFFEWHVPADQKHWKRLKERASELKEVGITALWLPPVTKGQSDEDTGYGVYDLYDLGEFDQKGTVATKYGTKQELLEATKHAQELGMQVYMDVVLNHKAGADATEKFDVLEVDPEDRTKVLSEEPFEIEGWTKFDFEGRNDKHSSFKWNFHHFNGTDYNAANDHSGIFFILGENKKWNDNVDDEFGVYDYLMFANIDYHHPEVRDEVLSWGKWFIEETKCDGFRLDAIKHINYDFVKEFSETMKAEKGENFYLVGEFWKSELEACREFLDNIDYHVDLFDVPLHYNLQRASTEGESFDMRTIFDDTLVQSHPLHSVTFVDNHDSQPAEALESWVEDWFKQIAYGLILLRQDGYPCVFYGDYYGINGPHPAEGKKPAIDPLLYARREKAYGQQDDYFDDEHVIGWVRCGVEEIERSGCAVLISNSEAAEKTMFVGEHRAGEKWVDLTQTVDEIVEIDEDGNGVFKVAAGSISVWALPEQDVE; translated from the coding sequence ATGGAACGAAATCATACGATGATGCAATTTTTTGAATGGCACGTCCCGGCTGACCAGAAACATTGGAAGCGATTGAAAGAACGAGCTTCTGAATTGAAGGAAGTCGGAATTACCGCATTATGGTTGCCACCTGTCACGAAAGGACAGAGCGACGAGGATACGGGATATGGCGTGTACGATTTGTATGATTTAGGTGAGTTTGATCAAAAAGGAACGGTCGCGACCAAATACGGCACAAAACAAGAGTTGCTCGAGGCGACAAAGCATGCCCAAGAACTTGGCATGCAAGTCTATATGGACGTCGTCTTAAACCATAAAGCGGGTGCAGATGCGACCGAGAAGTTTGATGTCCTCGAAGTCGACCCGGAAGATCGCACGAAAGTGCTATCGGAAGAACCGTTCGAGATTGAAGGGTGGACCAAGTTCGATTTCGAAGGTCGGAACGATAAGCATTCTTCTTTCAAATGGAACTTCCACCATTTCAACGGGACGGACTATAACGCTGCGAACGACCATAGCGGTATCTTCTTCATTCTTGGTGAAAACAAGAAATGGAACGACAACGTCGACGATGAGTTTGGTGTCTATGACTATTTGATGTTCGCCAATATCGATTACCACCACCCAGAAGTGCGAGACGAAGTGCTCAGCTGGGGCAAGTGGTTCATCGAGGAGACGAAATGTGACGGGTTCCGACTCGATGCGATCAAACATATCAACTATGACTTCGTCAAAGAGTTCAGCGAGACGATGAAAGCCGAAAAAGGCGAAAACTTCTATTTGGTCGGTGAGTTTTGGAAATCGGAGCTCGAAGCGTGCCGTGAGTTCCTCGACAACATTGATTATCATGTCGATTTGTTCGACGTGCCGCTCCATTACAATCTGCAACGCGCCTCAACGGAAGGGGAATCGTTCGATATGCGGACGATCTTTGACGACACGCTCGTCCAGTCCCACCCGCTCCACTCGGTGACGTTCGTCGATAACCACGATTCGCAACCGGCGGAAGCGCTCGAGTCATGGGTCGAAGATTGGTTCAAACAAATCGCTTACGGCTTGATCTTGCTTCGCCAAGACGGTTACCCATGTGTGTTCTACGGTGACTATTACGGCATCAACGGTCCGCATCCGGCCGAAGGGAAAAAGCCGGCGATTGATCCCCTCCTTTATGCTCGCCGTGAAAAAGCGTACGGACAACAAGACGACTATTTCGATGATGAACACGTCATCGGTTGGGTCCGTTGTGGTGTCGAGGAGATTGAACGTTCTGGTTGTGCCGTCCTTATCTCGAACAGTGAAGCGGCCGAGAAAACGATGTTCGTCGGCGAACACCGTGCCGGTGAGAAATGGGTCGACTTGACGCAGACCGTCGATGAGATCGTTGAGATTGACGAAGATGGAAATGGGGTATTTAAAGTGGCGGCAGGGTCGATTTCTGTTTGGGCGTTGCCGGAACAAGACGTCGAGTGA
- a CDS encoding superoxide dismutase, translated as MAKFELPQLDYAYDALEPHIDARTMEIHHTKHHNTYVTNVNNALEGKDVNYSSLEELLQNLDSLPADIQTAVRNNGGGHWNHSFFWKLLKKNENGAPTGELASAIDEAFGSFDAFKDEFAKAATTRFGSGWAWLVVKNGKLEVTSTPNQDSPIMEGVQPILGLDVWEHAYYLNYQNRRPDYIQAFFHVIDWDYVAKLYADAK; from the coding sequence ATGGCTAAATTTGAATTACCACAACTTGATTACGCATACGATGCACTTGAACCACACATTGACGCACGCACGATGGAAATCCACCACACGAAACACCACAACACTTACGTCACGAACGTAAACAATGCACTCGAAGGAAAAGATGTGAACTACTCTTCACTCGAAGAGTTGCTTCAAAACCTCGATTCACTTCCTGCTGACATTCAAACAGCGGTTCGTAACAATGGTGGCGGTCACTGGAACCACTCGTTCTTCTGGAAATTGTTGAAGAAAAACGAGAACGGCGCACCGACAGGCGAACTCGCGTCAGCCATCGATGAAGCATTCGGCAGCTTTGATGCTTTCAAAGATGAGTTCGCGAAAGCAGCGACAACTCGCTTCGGCTCTGGTTGGGCTTGGCTTGTCGTCAAAAACGGTAAGCTCGAAGTTACGTCGACGCCAAACCAAGACTCACCGATCATGGAAGGCGTTCAGCCGATCCTCGGTCTTGACGTCTGGGAGCATGCGTACTACTTGAACTACCAAAACCGTCGTCCGGATTACATCCAAGCGTTCTTCCATGTCATCGACTGGGATTACGTCGCGAAGCTCTACGCGGACGCAAAATAA